One genomic region from uncultured Cohaesibacter sp. encodes:
- a CDS encoding type I secretion system permease/ATPase translates to MTISASQSNPVGVGIVLRFGVWLLVFSISANLLLLAMPIYLSQIYDRVLPSDGLDTLLYLTLLILFCIGLFSIFEILRRTVAQKLSVHYELRTKSALLEHGVKNREIDRTRLASLLNDVTTVRQFLSGRGLFSIFDLPFVPIFLAILFFVHPWIGAVASLGALILLLLALGNELMASRHQHNTSRLYQQSTAKSSEILRHLDDVCAMGMGKAQLNRWQRTIVDAVYSSNELSAVNGIFFGLVRFARQAIQIMILGCSAYLVMSEHLSAGLIFASSIISGRALMPIEQFVGSYKQLTAASVANNRLKHWFNGTQDASNMPAPLTLPEIKGYLRCENVSLVPPGATSDKALLRGISFEVEPGEVIAIVGSSGAGKSTLMRVLASIIRPSMGKVSIDGFELEQWEPEQLGAQIGYAGQESDFFHGTVAENIARFNPDASDEAIVTAALNAGAHEFIGSLPQGYNTNLDTVSFNLSGGQKQRINLARAFFGDPQILLLDEPDAHLDKEGERALVAAIANARARGKTVLFVTQRMHLVNTADKVLIVDNGMVVKFGPREALMAPREADRKTKAIEDKSSQKTLENTDH, encoded by the coding sequence GTGACGATATCAGCTTCACAAAGCAATCCAGTCGGGGTTGGTATTGTCCTTCGCTTCGGAGTTTGGCTGTTGGTCTTCTCGATCTCAGCCAATCTTCTCTTGCTGGCCATGCCGATCTATCTTTCCCAGATCTATGATCGGGTTTTGCCAAGCGACGGGCTGGATACGCTGCTCTATCTCACCCTGCTGATCCTGTTTTGTATCGGGCTTTTCAGCATTTTCGAAATTCTGCGCCGCACGGTGGCTCAGAAGCTCAGCGTCCATTATGAATTGCGCACCAAATCGGCGCTGCTTGAGCATGGAGTGAAGAATCGGGAGATCGATCGTACACGCCTTGCTTCCCTGCTCAATGACGTCACAACGGTGCGCCAGTTCCTTTCGGGGCGCGGCCTCTTCAGCATCTTCGACTTGCCCTTTGTCCCGATTTTTCTCGCCATTCTCTTTTTCGTCCATCCATGGATCGGAGCCGTCGCCAGCCTGGGAGCCTTGATTCTGCTTCTGTTGGCTCTTGGCAACGAATTGATGGCCTCGCGGCATCAACACAACACATCCCGCCTATACCAGCAATCCACGGCGAAAAGCTCGGAAATTCTGCGTCATCTGGATGATGTTTGCGCCATGGGCATGGGCAAGGCTCAACTGAATAGATGGCAGCGAACCATTGTCGATGCGGTCTATTCCTCCAATGAGCTTTCGGCGGTCAACGGCATCTTTTTCGGTCTTGTCCGCTTTGCCAGACAGGCCATTCAAATCATGATTCTTGGATGCTCGGCCTATCTTGTCATGTCCGAGCATCTCTCGGCGGGCCTGATCTTTGCGTCCAGCATCATCTCGGGCCGAGCGCTGATGCCGATCGAACAATTTGTCGGCAGCTACAAACAATTGACCGCCGCGAGCGTGGCCAACAATCGCCTCAAACACTGGTTTAACGGCACACAAGATGCAAGCAACATGCCCGCGCCGCTGACCCTGCCAGAAATCAAGGGCTATCTTCGCTGCGAAAATGTCAGCCTCGTGCCGCCCGGCGCGACATCAGACAAGGCACTGCTGCGAGGCATTTCCTTTGAAGTGGAGCCGGGCGAGGTCATTGCCATTGTTGGCTCCAGCGGGGCGGGCAAAAGCACCCTGATGCGCGTTCTGGCCTCGATTATCCGCCCCAGCATGGGAAAGGTCTCCATTGATGGCTTCGAACTGGAGCAATGGGAACCCGAACAGTTGGGCGCCCAGATCGGCTATGCCGGACAGGAAAGCGATTTTTTCCACGGCACGGTTGCCGAGAATATCGCTCGCTTCAATCCCGATGCCAGCGATGAAGCCATCGTCACCGCCGCCCTCAATGCCGGTGCACACGAATTTATCGGCAGCTTGCCGCAGGGCTACAACACCAATCTCGACACCGTATCCTTCAATCTGTCGGGGGGACAAAAACAACGCATCAATCTGGCCCGCGCCTTTTTTGGCGATCCGCAAATTCTTCTGCTCGACGAACCCGATGCGCACCTCGACAAGGAAGGCGAGCGAGCTTTGGTCGCCGCCATCGCCAATGCCCGCGCCCGTGGCAAAACCGTTCTGTTTGTGACCCAACGCATGCATCTGGTCAACACAGCCGACAAGGTGCTGATTGTTGATAATGGCATGGTCGTCAAATTCGGCCCGCGTGAAGCCTTGATGGCTCCCCGTGAGGCAGACAGAAAAACGAAAGCCATAGAGGACAAATCCAGCCAGAAAACGCTCGAAAACACCGACCACTAG
- a CDS encoding tripartite tricarboxylate transporter TctB family protein, whose translation MRISDRVSGPAILLFGAAVIWGATKLPSVPGVRFGADLMPTLIGVGLICLGLSIFIGSLSVKEPVRILDLSEWDVPLRNKLAAIWSLAGLVIGGLLFEQVGFPLMGIIYMAVLMTLMGTKPKVTALVSILVVGALYIGFSKGLLVPLPIGLLGGLLP comes from the coding sequence ATGCGAATTTCTGACCGGGTATCCGGCCCTGCGATCCTGCTCTTCGGAGCGGCGGTGATTTGGGGGGCTACCAAGCTCCCCTCTGTCCCCGGCGTAAGGTTTGGTGCCGATCTCATGCCGACCCTGATCGGGGTTGGCCTCATCTGCCTGGGGCTGTCGATTTTCATCGGCAGTCTCTCCGTCAAGGAGCCCGTCCGGATCCTTGATCTGTCCGAATGGGACGTTCCCTTGCGCAACAAGCTGGCAGCCATCTGGAGTCTCGCTGGCCTTGTAATTGGCGGTTTGCTTTTCGAGCAAGTCGGCTTTCCGCTCATGGGGATCATCTATATGGCGGTGCTCATGACCCTGATGGGAACAAAGCCAAAAGTGACGGCGCTTGTTTCGATCCTCGTGGTCGGCGCTCTATATATCGGTTTCTCCAAGGGGCTTCTTGTTCCCCTGCCGATCGGCCTTTTGGGAGGGCTTCTTCCATGA
- a CDS encoding tripartite tricarboxylate transporter substrate binding protein: MKHSIKQIFRASVATLAVFAAVGGAQAAWPERAVTIIVPWSAGGGTDATARMVAADLQEHFGQPFNVVNRTGGGGLVGHAAIGNAKADGYTLGVITIESTMYESQGLPGVTPDDFDYIGRYNADAIGINVSTKADYGSVQDLIEAVKANPGKVTASGANRGGLSHLAWAGLLNTLDISPEASNWVASAGSAPAMQQLAAGAIDVVSTSPAEARSLVEAGEVKTLALISGEKSELFPDLPTTDEAFGIKWSPMPFRGLAGPDGMPKEVVEQLSAALKDITEDKEFRDFMKSRGFSVAYQDAATFKDTVMAARTGLAETMKAVGLAK, encoded by the coding sequence ATGAAACATTCTATCAAACAGATTTTCCGTGCCTCTGTTGCCACACTGGCAGTTTTTGCTGCCGTGGGAGGAGCCCAGGCAGCTTGGCCGGAACGCGCTGTTACAATCATCGTTCCCTGGTCCGCCGGTGGTGGCACCGACGCAACGGCACGCATGGTTGCCGCTGACCTGCAGGAGCATTTCGGACAGCCGTTCAATGTGGTGAACCGCACCGGTGGTGGTGGTCTTGTCGGGCATGCAGCCATTGGCAATGCAAAAGCTGATGGCTATACGCTGGGCGTTATCACCATCGAGAGCACCATGTATGAAAGCCAGGGCCTACCGGGCGTTACACCTGATGATTTCGACTATATCGGTCGCTACAATGCTGATGCCATCGGCATCAACGTTTCTACCAAAGCCGATTATGGGTCCGTTCAGGATCTGATCGAAGCGGTGAAGGCAAATCCGGGCAAGGTTACGGCTTCGGGTGCCAACCGTGGCGGTCTGTCTCACCTTGCCTGGGCCGGTCTGCTCAACACGCTTGACATCAGCCCTGAGGCCAGCAACTGGGTCGCATCCGCTGGCTCCGCGCCAGCCATGCAGCAGCTTGCAGCCGGTGCCATCGATGTCGTTTCCACATCTCCTGCCGAAGCCCGTTCTCTGGTTGAAGCTGGCGAAGTGAAAACCCTTGCCCTGATTTCGGGTGAAAAGAGCGAGCTTTTCCCTGACCTGCCAACGACTGACGAAGCTTTCGGCATCAAATGGTCTCCAATGCCTTTCCGTGGCCTTGCCGGACCTGACGGAATGCCCAAGGAAGTGGTTGAACAGCTTTCTGCTGCTCTGAAGGACATCACTGAAGACAAGGAATTCAGGGACTTCATGAAGTCTCGTGGCTTCTCTGTGGCCTATCAGGATGCTGCAACCTTCAAAGACACCGTTATGGCTGCCCGTACCGGCCTTGCCGAAACCATGAAAGCTGTCGGCCTCGCCAAATAA
- a CDS encoding FadR/GntR family transcriptional regulator yields the protein MVMEPATQQDLQMPLRRRGRLHSAVSSVIESRILNGELKVGDRLESESAIAREFGVSTRAVREAIQELEVKGLVQRRHGERTEVVRDDVNNYLDALAVTVRQQFYSDPDYLLQLMSVRRMIESEVLEILTDGELPKMPKVEAALEAMRKAVKQKDFNGFVDADAAFHLELVHATGNQILMHIYDNFSGLINDVIHVTSRVPIKSLSEAYKEHAEIYDQIYRRDKAGAKERIRAQIDTSADYLRQAIEQSNLKQSKNEDENG from the coding sequence ATGGTTATGGAACCAGCAACACAACAAGACCTTCAAATGCCCTTGCGCAGACGTGGACGGCTGCATTCTGCGGTTTCCTCTGTGATCGAGAGCCGGATTCTTAATGGCGAACTCAAAGTGGGAGACCGATTGGAATCGGAAAGCGCCATCGCGCGAGAATTCGGCGTCTCCACTCGTGCAGTGCGCGAAGCCATACAGGAGTTGGAAGTAAAGGGGCTGGTTCAGCGCCGCCATGGCGAACGAACCGAAGTGGTGCGCGACGATGTGAACAACTATCTGGACGCGCTCGCGGTGACAGTCAGGCAGCAGTTCTATTCCGATCCCGACTATCTGCTTCAGTTGATGAGCGTGCGTCGCATGATCGAATCGGAAGTGCTCGAAATTCTCACTGATGGTGAGTTGCCGAAGATGCCCAAGGTCGAAGCGGCGCTCGAGGCCATGCGCAAGGCCGTCAAGCAGAAGGACTTCAACGGGTTCGTTGATGCCGATGCGGCTTTTCACCTTGAACTGGTGCATGCCACCGGCAACCAGATCCTGATGCATATCTATGACAATTTTTCTGGCCTGATCAATGACGTGATCCACGTGACCAGCCGCGTTCCCATCAAGTCTCTGAGCGAAGCCTACAAGGAACATGCAGAGATTTACGATCAGATCTATCGGCGGGATAAGGCTGGTGCCAAAGAGCGCATTCGTGCGCAAATTGACACGAGTGCGGATTATCTGCGTCAGGCCATAGAGCAATCGAACTTGAAACAATCCAAGAATGAGGATGAAAATGGATAA
- a CDS encoding RraA family protein: protein MDKFDYSDTDWEAIERLKKWYSGDIHDSMEALGLWGCLEGISLLGALGAGDVICGPAVTVLFAPSDRKGEPQDVYHNAIDNAPKGAVMVCDASCAPGSCSGELMSTGAKTSGAVATVVNGTVRDLAQVRTLGYPLFGTAPSPIGVTGKKEPVESQVALQIGKATVKPGDIIFGDIDGLVVIPKEHVKAVADQADALGEQEAKARDRILAGEKLQQIWPV from the coding sequence ATGGATAAATTCGATTATTCAGACACCGATTGGGAGGCTATCGAGCGTCTGAAAAAATGGTACTCAGGTGATATCCATGACAGCATGGAAGCACTGGGGCTTTGGGGATGTCTGGAAGGGATCTCTCTGCTCGGCGCTCTTGGGGCTGGTGATGTGATTTGCGGCCCTGCCGTAACGGTGCTGTTTGCCCCTTCCGATCGTAAGGGTGAGCCACAGGATGTCTACCATAATGCCATTGATAATGCGCCCAAAGGGGCTGTGATGGTGTGTGATGCCTCCTGTGCTCCGGGCTCCTGCTCGGGCGAGCTGATGAGCACAGGCGCAAAAACCTCCGGTGCGGTTGCGACTGTCGTCAACGGTACCGTGCGCGATCTGGCTCAGGTCCGCACGCTTGGCTATCCGCTCTTTGGCACTGCGCCAAGCCCGATTGGTGTCACTGGCAAGAAAGAGCCCGTTGAAAGTCAGGTTGCCCTGCAGATTGGCAAGGCTACCGTGAAACCCGGAGATATCATCTTTGGTGATATCGATGGCTTGGTGGTCATTCCCAAGGAGCATGTCAAGGCCGTTGCCGATCAGGCAGACGCTCTGGGCGAGCAGGAAGCCAAGGCACGCGATCGCATTCTTGCCGGTGAAAAGCTTCAGCAGATCTGGCCCGTTTAA
- a CDS encoding HlyD family type I secretion periplasmic adaptor subunit — MNMIDYEKEIQSLSTFRALKVFGGVVIFIFFGVFCVWAGYAPLEGAVIARGTITKEGRTQVVAHERGGVVQSIAVDEGQHVEEGQLLLSIEDSEKKAELAKLETRMAYSAIKELRLEAEEQSGTFDTDTLPAKLEQYTNLRSFDRLVQDQEKQFTTRQRLKNRERSVLQEQRAILEQRLTGSQAELKALDDWRKILQEQVEMRETLMKKGVVSKVAYQNTLKEFAEVETDYQKLKTQTESLPIQMSEIDQRLNQLVDQFNEAISRELAELRSEKLALVNELQAARKAVDRVALEAPASGTIDKLHVNTIGSAIAAYQPLVEIVPDQKRLQIEVEVRPADIDQVRVGQNARLSLSAFDPTEFPAADGRVVFISPDRRINQRTQRPYFVVRLELLAEQDTALPDLVPGMPVEAFLETGTRTFFQMVFEPLTKSMQRSFKS, encoded by the coding sequence ATGAATATGATCGACTATGAGAAAGAGATCCAATCCCTAAGCACCTTCAGGGCTCTGAAGGTGTTTGGCGGCGTGGTCATTTTTATTTTCTTCGGCGTATTCTGCGTCTGGGCCGGATATGCACCCCTTGAAGGGGCAGTGATCGCCCGGGGCACCATAACCAAAGAGGGGCGCACGCAGGTGGTTGCCCATGAGCGCGGCGGCGTTGTGCAGAGCATTGCTGTTGACGAAGGCCAGCATGTGGAAGAGGGGCAGTTGCTACTGTCCATCGAAGACAGCGAGAAAAAGGCCGAGTTGGCAAAGCTGGAAACGCGCATGGCCTATAGCGCCATCAAGGAACTGCGGCTTGAAGCGGAAGAGCAGAGTGGCACGTTCGACACAGATACGCTTCCGGCAAAGCTGGAGCAATATACGAATCTGCGGTCCTTCGACCGCTTGGTGCAAGATCAGGAAAAGCAGTTCACCACACGGCAGCGCCTGAAAAATCGAGAACGATCCGTACTACAGGAACAAAGGGCAATTCTTGAACAACGGCTGACGGGCTCTCAGGCCGAACTTAAGGCATTGGACGACTGGCGCAAGATTCTGCAAGAGCAGGTGGAAATGCGCGAAACCCTGATGAAAAAGGGCGTCGTCAGCAAAGTGGCCTACCAGAACACCTTGAAGGAATTCGCCGAAGTCGAAACCGACTATCAAAAGCTGAAAACACAAACCGAATCCTTGCCCATCCAGATGTCCGAAATCGACCAGCGCCTCAACCAGCTTGTCGACCAGTTCAATGAAGCAATCTCGAGGGAATTGGCAGAGCTGCGCTCGGAAAAACTGGCCCTGGTCAATGAACTGCAAGCCGCCCGTAAGGCTGTCGATCGGGTCGCTCTGGAAGCTCCCGCAAGCGGAACCATCGACAAATTACATGTTAACACCATCGGCAGCGCCATCGCTGCCTATCAGCCACTGGTGGAGATTGTGCCGGATCAGAAGCGCCTGCAAATCGAAGTCGAGGTGCGCCCGGCAGATATCGATCAGGTAAGGGTAGGGCAGAATGCCAGATTGTCCCTGAGCGCTTTCGACCCAACCGAATTTCCGGCTGCTGATGGACGTGTGGTTTTCATTTCACCGGATAGACGCATAAACCAGAGAACCCAGCGTCCCTATTTTGTCGTGCGTTTGGAGCTTTTGGCTGAACAGGACACCGCCTTGCCCGATCTTGTTCCCGGCATGCCGGTGGAGGCCTTTCTGGAAACAGGCACCCGCACATTCTTTCAGATGGTGTTCGAACCACTCACTAAAAGCATGCAACGTTCGTTTAAATCTTAA
- a CDS encoding tripartite tricarboxylate transporter permease, translating into MTPDILYHSLGMILDPVVLLSILLGAVYGLFIGALPGLTATMSTALLVPITFYMDPLPAIALIVASTAMAISAGDIPGTLLRIPGTPASAAYTDESYQMTVKGKASQALSLGFFFSAIGGLFGATVLLLTGPLLARISLNFSSFEFFWLAVLGLLTCALVSGSNVARGFVSLMLGLLIATVGLDVTTGAPRFTFGQIELMGGVSFIPVMIGMFAFSEILRGFTTNKIGEGTMPQLGRIVPFKGIGELLRKYPFSAIRGATLGTTVGALPGVGGDLAAWIAYGMSRRFSRTPEKYGTGHPEGLIEATSSNNAGLSSAWIPALVFGIPGDAVTAIAVGVLFMKGVAPGPRLFVENPTMPTAIIMTFFASNLLLFPLGFIAIKVARHVLSIPRSVIVPIILICCFLGSYAVNNTLFGVWIMLIAGIVGYLMERNGFPIAPVILGLVLGPVLERNFIMSMQISGGNLLGFFERPIACGLGLVICTIFIFVLLKSIRSWLTGASARRREDLLTNAENVAKSRSGDH; encoded by the coding sequence ATGACACCAGACATCCTCTATCACTCTCTTGGCATGATCCTCGACCCTGTCGTGCTCTTGTCCATTCTTCTGGGGGCTGTATATGGCTTGTTCATCGGCGCACTGCCGGGACTGACAGCCACCATGTCGACTGCGCTTCTGGTGCCGATCACCTTCTACATGGATCCGTTGCCAGCCATTGCCCTGATCGTGGCGAGCACGGCGATGGCTATTTCTGCTGGCGACATTCCCGGCACCTTGCTGCGTATTCCCGGCACGCCGGCCTCGGCGGCCTACACCGATGAATCCTACCAGATGACCGTGAAAGGCAAGGCCAGTCAGGCTCTGTCGCTGGGCTTCTTCTTTTCCGCAATTGGCGGTTTGTTCGGTGCGACCGTTCTGTTGTTGACCGGCCCGCTGCTGGCGCGGATCTCCCTCAATTTCTCAAGCTTCGAGTTTTTCTGGCTTGCAGTTCTTGGCCTTCTCACATGCGCTCTTGTGAGCGGCAGCAATGTGGCACGCGGTTTTGTATCCCTGATGCTTGGCCTGCTCATTGCCACTGTCGGCCTTGATGTGACGACAGGAGCTCCGCGCTTTACATTTGGCCAGATCGAACTGATGGGCGGCGTCTCCTTCATTCCCGTGATGATCGGCATGTTCGCCTTCTCAGAAATCTTGCGAGGCTTCACCACCAACAAGATAGGCGAGGGCACAATGCCGCAGCTCGGCCGCATTGTGCCGTTCAAGGGCATTGGCGAGTTGCTGCGCAAATATCCGTTCTCGGCCATTCGCGGCGCCACACTTGGCACCACGGTCGGGGCTCTGCCCGGCGTTGGTGGCGATTTGGCAGCCTGGATCGCCTATGGCATGAGCCGTCGCTTTTCCCGCACACCGGAGAAATATGGCACCGGCCATCCCGAAGGTCTGATCGAGGCCACTTCGTCCAACAATGCAGGCCTTTCAAGCGCCTGGATTCCGGCCCTGGTGTTCGGCATTCCCGGAGATGCGGTGACAGCCATTGCAGTGGGCGTGCTGTTCATGAAGGGGGTTGCCCCCGGTCCCCGGTTGTTCGTCGAAAACCCGACCATGCCAACAGCCATCATTATGACCTTCTTCGCCTCGAACCTGCTGCTTTTCCCGCTCGGTTTCATCGCGATCAAGGTGGCGCGCCACGTGCTTTCCATCCCTCGCTCGGTCATCGTACCGATCATCCTGATCTGCTGTTTTCTTGGCTCTTATGCCGTTAACAACACCCTGTTCGGGGTCTGGATCATGCTGATTGCAGGGATCGTGGGCTATCTGATGGAACGCAACGGCTTTCCAATCGCGCCGGTCATTCTGGGTCTCGTGCTTGGCCCTGTGCTGGAACGCAATTTCATCATGTCAATGCAGATTTCAGGTGGCAACCTGCTCGGCTTTTTCGAACGCCCCATTGCCTGCGGGCTCGGGCTCGTTATCTGCACCATCTTTATTTTCGTCTTGCTC